In Deferrivibrio essentukiensis, the genomic stretch TTGTTGACAAGGCAATTTGCGTGTGTTATGTTTTAGTGTGAATTAACAAAGTGGCAGAAATGTTTAGTACTGAAAAAGATTTAAAGGAGGTGAAAAGGCAAAGAGTAGAGAAAGTATTTAATTGCAACACAATTTGCGTTTTACCAAAAAAAAAGAATTTAATAACCTACAGGAGGAAAAGAGTATGAAGAAGTTTTTAGCAGTTATGTTTGTAGCGCTTTTCGCAGTATCAGCTTTTGCAGCTGATTGGGGACTTTATGGTAGTATGAGATTTGCAACATTTTATGTAAATCAGGATGATGACTTTACAGGAAATGATTCTGATACTGACCTTAGAGATTTCGGTCTTCAGGGTAACAGCCGTGTTGGTGCAAAAGTTAAAGTGAATGACAAGTTTTCTGCTCACTTAGAGCTTTATGTTAAAGGTGGTAGCAAAAGTAATGCTGTAGGGACAAGGTTGTTTTACGGTACTTACGATTTTGGTGGCTTAAAACTTAATATTGGTCAAATGTGGACTCCATTGAACGTTCTTTCTATTGACCAAGTTTCTAAAGATGATGGAGACCTTCTTGGCTGGGGTGCTTTCTTTACTGGTAGAAATGAAGCTGTTATGGTTGAAGTTGCTGGTGCAAGAATTGCTCTTGTAAGAAACAAGCAAACTGATTTTGAAAAGTACGATGTTACAATTCCAAGAATAGAAGCTGACTATACATTTAAAATTGACCCAGTTAAAGCAAGAGTTTTTGCTGGTTATCAGACTTTCTCAGCTGAAGATGAGGATACCATAACTTTTGACACAGATTCATATGTTGCAGGTCTTGACTTGACTGGCAATATGGGTATGGCTGGGTTTGCTCTTACAGGTTACTATGGCTCTAATATAGGTGCTATGGGCGCTTCTGGTCCAAACCTTGCTGCAACTAAGAGCGAAGATACTACAGACTTTGGTGTAGCTGTAGCTGTAAACTTCAAGCCTGCTGATAATGTTAAGGTAGAAGTTGGTTACGGTTATGCTTCATCTGATAGAGATGATGTTACCGATCCTGATACTCAGCAGTCTTACTATGCTAACGTTAAATATAGCTTTGCAAAAGGTTTCTTTGTTCAGCCAGAAATAGCTGTTTATGATTATATGGATGATTCTAATGGTGATACAGAAGGTAAAGAAGTTTACTTTGGCGCTAAATGGCAGATGAATTTCTAATATAGGTGTTGATACAAAAGATTTTAAAAGGGAGCTTTTAAGCTCCCTTTTTTTTTGAGTAAAATATTTTCGCTTCTGCCTGATTTTTGTGCAGTTTTTTTAAGTTAAACAGTAATAAAATTTGTTTGCAAATATTATTTACTTGACTTGATATATAAAGCAAAAGCTGCTTTTAATAAGTTGGCAGGAATTTTGATAATCAAAGAGATGCCATGCAATGGTATAAAAAAACATAGGAGGAAATATGAAAAAATTTTTATCAGTAATGTTTGTAACACTTTTAGCAGTTTCAGCGTTTGCAGCTGATTGGGGGCTCTATGGAAGCGTAAGGCTTCAGTCTTATTATGAAAACAGGGACAAGTATCAAAGCGGTCTTGGAGAAAGTGACACTGACCTTAATTTTGGGCTTCAGGGCAATAGCCGTGTAGGTGCTGAAGTAAAGGTCAATGAAAAATTTACAGCTAATGTTGAGCTTGGAGTAGCTGGTGCCAGTGATTCAAATGCAGTATACACAAGACTTCTTTATGGTACTTATGATTTTGGTGGCTTTAAGTTGAGGATAGGCCAGGACTATACTCCAACAGATTTTGAGCCATTTAATCAGGTATTTTTTGCTGACAATGCACTTGATGGTTTTGGCGGTGTATCAATAGGAAGAAGTGAACAAATAAAGCTTATGGCTGGTGGTTTTGAGCTTGCCCTTGTAAGAAACAGTACAACAGGAGACCCTGTACATTATGATACTGTCCTGCCAAAAATAGAGGTAGCATATGGCTTTAAAGTAGCAGGACTTGATTCAAGGGTATTTGGTGGGTTTGAGACTAAAAAGTCAGAGATTACAGATGAAACAATTACAAACTATATTGCTGGTCTTGGTGGTACATATAGTTTAAGCCCTGTTACTGTAAACTTTGTTGCTTGGTACGGCCAAAATACCGGTGACTACGGGTTGGTTTCAAATGGGACTTATGATGTAGCTAATGATGAAAATTCAAAAGATTTTGGTGGGGCACTTGAAGTTGGTTTTGAAGCAAATAAAAATTTAACTTTTAATGTTGGCTATGGTTATCAGCGGGCTGATAGAGACGATTTCACAAAGGCGGACGCACAACAGTCATACTATGCCAATGCTATTATAACAATTGCTGATGGCTTCTATGTGGTTCCGGAAGTTGGAGTATTTGACTATATGAAAGATGCTGATGATAACAAAGAAGGGAAGCTTACTTACTTTGGAGCAAAGTGGCAGATGGATTTCTAATGGGAAGCCCTGCAAAGCAGGGCTTTTTTATTTATAAATTTATTTGATTTTTCTATTATTTAGTGTAATACTCCTTGAAAAACAAATAAGGAGTCTTTTATGCTGTTAAGATTTTTTCTTCTTCTTATGACCTTGTTAGCGTTTTGCGGTTTCGGGATTGCAGGTATAAATAATTTTCCTACAGATATGGCTGGTCTGTTAAAAACTGAGCCAGCAAAAGTTATAAACATAAATCAAGACATATTAAATATAGATAAAGGTGCAAAAAGTGGATTTTTAAAGGGCAGAAAGGTAGAAATATTGAAAAAAGGAAAACCGGTTTATCATCCCGTTACAAAAGAAATCCTTGGAACACGGGATATAATAATTGGTGAAGGGGTGGTTACATCATCAAATGAGCATAACTCAACAATAGGCATAATAGAAAAATCAGCCGAATTTAAACTTGATGAAACTGTAGCTGTACCAAAAATACCTGTAGGAGTCAAATTTGTAAGCGTTACAGGAAGTGAGGATGAAAAAAAATATATTGCATTACTCAAAGCATCATTGAACAATTCAGATTATCTGTTCATTTCAGATAACGGTTTATTGACCTGTGAGGTCAAAAGCGAAGAAACAGGGTTACTTTTAACGATAAAAATGAATGATGGACAGCCCCTAAAAACCCTTTATTACCCTACAGAAAATATTGTGGCTATTAAAAAAGATATCAAAGCGGTGAATCTTACGGAAAGTGGTGAAATGGAAAGTGGATATACTTCAATTTCTGTTATAAATGTTGGAGAAAACAAAATAATTGCTGCAGCAGGGGGCAATAAAGTAGATTTTTATGAATTAAACTCAGGTAAAATTGAAAAATCACCTATTAACAGTATTTATTTGGATGAAATAATTAATATAGAATCATTTGATATAGATAACGACAAATTAGATGAACTTATTATTTCAAATTTAGATAAAAATCTTAAACCAAAATCTGCTATATATAAAATCAAAGGGGGTAAAACTGATATTTATTTGCAAGATATAAAATATTTATTTAGAACCGGCTATTTTGAAGGGGAGAAGAAGCTTTTATACCAGGGTGTAGAGAAAGAAAAATTTGGCCCTGAAATCTATATTTTTAGTTCAACAAAAAATATCGGTAATGACAGACCTTATTTAGTGTCAGATAAGTACAATATTTATAACACAGGTTTTGGGGATTTTGACGGGGACAGGAAGGTTGACCTGATACACTTTAACGATAAAAAACAGCTGGAAGTTATATCTGACAATAAAGTTATTTATAAAAGCGTAAAACCTTACGGTGTAGGTGCCAAATATTTTCTGTTGAACAAGGCAGCTAAAGATAAGGAAAATCATGGTTATTCGGAAAATGATGATATGCTTGGTATGCTCAAGTTTAGACAATACATATATCCAAGGATATATGAAAAGAATGGAGAAATATTTGTTTATAACAATGAGCTGAAATTTCCAGCTTTTCCGCTAAGAGAGATTTTTTCTTCTTCAAAATTGGAAAAAATAGGGTTTGGCAAGTTAGGGGCAGTAAAAAGATGGGAGTCTGACTTGCTTGAGCCGAGGATTGTGGATATTTATATTGAACCAAATTCCAATGAAGCCTTCCTTATAGTATTAAAACTAAAAGAAGGTTTATTTAAGAAGGACAAAACTAATATAATGATGCTGACATTCAATTAAGAGGAAGACATGAGGATTTTTAGATATCTGCTTTTATTTTTGGCATTTAGTAAACTGGTTTTTGCTGCAAATACAGATTTTGTAGAAAATTTTGTAAATAAGTTAAGCAATAAAAAAGGGTATGTGATATCAAATGAAGGAAATGGAACAATACTTACTGATTTAGGAAAAGATAAAAATGTTTTTAAAGGGATGCGGATTAAAATTTCAAAAAAAGAAGAGAGTATTGTACACCCTATAACCGGAGAGGTGATTGCTGAAAAGACTTCTGATGCCGGACTTGCTGTAATTGATGATGTATATGATAAGTTTAGCACGGCAAAAATTTTAAGTGGGGATAATATTAGTGCAGGGGATTACGCTGAGATTATTTTACCTGTGAGAGTTAATCTAGAATTTTACAATACCGATAGTTATACTGAGGATGAAATAAAATCCCTTCTTATAAAGTCAGGTAAATTCTCTGTTGATAAGAAGTCACCTCATAGTGTGAAATTTTATGAGGACAGCAGCGGTGGTCTTATTTTTGAGGTTGACTATTACAATGATGTTATTGGAAAATTTTATTCTACTGATTTGAAGGTTGAAACTTCAGACAATGAGAGAGAAATTTATCAACAGGAGTTTGAAGCAAAGGGTTATATCCAGATGGCTGTTTGCAACCTGAAAGGGGATGGTTACGATTATGCAGTTATGGCCGAAGATAGAAATGTAGATATTTATAAAATTGTAGGTAATAAATTTCAATTTCAGGAAACTATTGACAGAAAATTTGACAATATCATAACAGTTAGCTGCTATGATTTAAATGACAATAAAATAGACGAAATATTTATTTCTATTTCAAATAAGGGCAGAGGCGCAAGGTCATTTATTTATGAGTATAATGAAGGCAACCTCAGTAACCTAAAAGATAGTATTCCCCTTGCACTAAGAGATGTTTATTTGAATGGTGAAAAAAATATTGTTGCTCAGAGGCTTACGAGGGATGGCAGGTTTGTGGGGAATATTAATTTTCTGATATACAATGGTGACTATATAAAAGGTGAAGCCATTGCAAATACGCAGGGTTTTTCCATCTATGGTTTTGGTTTGGGTGATGTGGATTTGGATGGTAAGATGGATTTAATTT encodes the following:
- a CDS encoding porin, whose amino-acid sequence is MKKFLAVMFVALFAVSAFAADWGLYGSMRFATFYVNQDDDFTGNDSDTDLRDFGLQGNSRVGAKVKVNDKFSAHLELYVKGGSKSNAVGTRLFYGTYDFGGLKLNIGQMWTPLNVLSIDQVSKDDGDLLGWGAFFTGRNEAVMVEVAGARIALVRNKQTDFEKYDVTIPRIEADYTFKIDPVKARVFAGYQTFSAEDEDTITFDTDSYVAGLDLTGNMGMAGFALTGYYGSNIGAMGASGPNLAATKSEDTTDFGVAVAVNFKPADNVKVEVGYGYASSDRDDVTDPDTQQSYYANVKYSFAKGFFVQPEIAVYDYMDDSNGDTEGKEVYFGAKWQMNF